The following are encoded together in the Rhizobium sp. SSA_523 genome:
- a CDS encoding enoyl-CoA hydratase/isomerase family protein, which translates to MSQEDQTHQDISVRRQGRVGHITLTRAKVLNAVNRPVVDAMTAALTRWADDPDIALVMVDADSEKAFSAGGDLTSMYHYGKSGDFTSGNLFWRDEYRLNALIARFPKPYVAVMDGIVMGGGVGISAHGSHRVVTEHSVVAMPECAIGLIPDVGGSYLLRRAPGRLGEYFGLTGARMDGATAIHAGFADFYVRRESLPALKQSLLDSGDISQIESFASEPPESEVARLESNISRVFDAESVTGILDRLATEPGEWAQKALASMTAASPISLLATLSTIRRADDLNTALRNEYRFVSRVLEHGDFVEGIRAIIIDKDRSPRWRYPEIGAVPPALLAQMASEAEGGDPSFAVTSDPVRPSHGG; encoded by the coding sequence GTGAGCCAGGAAGACCAGACGCATCAGGATATTTCAGTCCGCAGGCAGGGCCGCGTCGGCCATATCACGCTGACCCGCGCAAAGGTCTTGAATGCCGTCAACCGGCCGGTTGTCGACGCGATGACGGCGGCGCTGACGAGATGGGCGGATGATCCAGATATTGCTCTGGTCATGGTGGATGCCGATAGCGAAAAGGCCTTCTCGGCGGGCGGTGATCTCACGTCCATGTATCACTACGGCAAGAGTGGCGACTTCACCTCCGGCAATCTGTTCTGGCGCGACGAATATCGTCTCAATGCCTTGATCGCCCGGTTTCCCAAACCCTATGTCGCCGTCATGGATGGTATCGTCATGGGTGGGGGCGTCGGCATATCGGCCCATGGATCGCATCGCGTGGTCACGGAACATTCAGTCGTCGCCATGCCCGAATGCGCGATCGGGCTGATCCCGGATGTGGGTGGAAGCTATCTCTTGCGCCGCGCGCCTGGCAGGCTCGGCGAATATTTTGGCCTGACCGGAGCCAGGATGGATGGCGCCACCGCCATCCATGCCGGCTTCGCCGATTTCTATGTCCGGCGCGAGTCTTTGCCCGCGCTGAAGCAGAGCCTGCTGGATAGCGGCGACATCAGCCAGATTGAAAGCTTTGCTTCGGAGCCGCCGGAGAGTGAGGTGGCAAGGCTTGAGAGCAATATTTCGCGCGTCTTCGATGCCGAAAGCGTGACGGGGATCCTCGACCGGCTCGCCACAGAACCCGGCGAATGGGCGCAAAAGGCGCTCGCGTCGATGACGGCCGCATCGCCGATCTCCCTTCTGGCAACGCTTTCGACCATACGCCGTGCCGATGATTTGAACACGGCCCTGCGCAACGAATACCGTTTCGTGTCGCGCGTGCTGGAGCATGGGGACTTCGTCGAAGGCATTCGGGCGATCATCATCGACAAGGATCGCTCGCCGCGCTGGCGTTATCCGGAGATCGGCGCCGTGCCGCCAGCGCTTCTGGCGCAGATGGCCAGTGAGGCCGAGGGCGGCGATCCCTCGTTTGCCGTTACGTCAGATCCTGTCCGTCCTTCCCATGGTGGATGA
- a CDS encoding crotonase/enoyl-CoA hydratase family protein: MTETITSDIDARGIVQLRLNRPAKRNSLSSQMIAELTAFAAAAQDRRDFRAIVLAGEGDVFCAGGDLDWMRQQMAADRQTRMTEARKLAEMLGALNSLPQPLIGAVHGSAFGGGVGIACICDVVLAAPETLFGLTETRLGLIPATIGPYVLARMGEGHARRVFMSAKRFSAGVAMELGIVSRLVDRDALLGEAMREAEAYLSTAPGAVAAAKNLLRTLSRSVDPQRIEDSIAALADTWEQDEAREGIAAFFEKRKPAWDRAD; this comes from the coding sequence ATGACAGAGACGATCACGAGCGACATCGATGCGCGCGGCATCGTACAGCTCCGGCTGAACCGGCCGGCCAAGCGCAACAGCTTGTCGTCCCAGATGATTGCCGAGTTGACCGCTTTCGCGGCTGCGGCGCAGGATCGCCGGGATTTTCGGGCGATCGTGCTCGCCGGCGAGGGGGATGTGTTCTGCGCGGGCGGTGACCTGGACTGGATGCGTCAGCAGATGGCGGCAGATCGCCAGACGCGGATGACTGAGGCGCGCAAACTGGCCGAGATGCTCGGTGCCTTGAACAGCCTGCCGCAGCCGCTGATCGGCGCGGTGCATGGCAGCGCCTTTGGCGGCGGTGTCGGCATTGCCTGTATTTGCGACGTGGTTCTCGCAGCGCCCGAGACCTTGTTCGGCCTGACGGAGACGCGGCTCGGGCTGATCCCCGCCACGATCGGGCCCTATGTGCTGGCCCGAATGGGCGAAGGACACGCACGGCGTGTCTTTATGTCGGCCAAGCGCTTTTCTGCAGGGGTGGCGATGGAACTTGGCATTGTTTCCCGCCTTGTCGACCGGGATGCACTTCTGGGAGAGGCGATGCGCGAAGCAGAGGCCTATCTATCCACGGCACCAGGGGCTGTCGCCGCGGCCAAGAACCTCCTGCGCACGCTGTCCCGCTCCGTCGATCCTCAACGGATCGAAGACAGTATTGCAGCCTTGGCGGACACCTGGGAGCAGGACGAAGCGCGCGAGGGGATCGCAGCCTTCTTCGAGAAACGAAAGCCGGCATGGGACAGGGCAGACTAA
- a CDS encoding hydroxymethylglutaryl-CoA lyase, translating into MREFVELYEVGPRDGLQNESRFVATEEKLALIRQLAACGFSRIEATSFVSPKWVPQMADAAEVMAGVPRRSGLSYCVLTPNLKGYEAAKAAGADEVAIFVSATEGFSRANLNASIAESLDRVAPVAQAALTDGLRLRGYVSVVTDCPFEGKVAPAQVAKVARELLALGCHEISLGETLGRGTPDAVFAMLSAVLEQVPARRLAGHFHDTGGLALANIDVALKAGLRVFDASVGGLGGCPYAPGAAGNVATELVARHLLRSGFDTGLDLDALDKVAAFARTLRSPA; encoded by the coding sequence ATGCGTGAGTTTGTCGAACTCTACGAAGTCGGCCCGCGTGACGGGCTGCAAAACGAAAGCCGCTTCGTCGCGACGGAAGAGAAGCTGGCCCTGATCCGCCAACTGGCAGCATGCGGCTTTAGCCGGATCGAGGCGACCAGTTTCGTCAGCCCGAAATGGGTGCCGCAAATGGCGGATGCGGCTGAGGTCATGGCGGGTGTCCCGCGCCGGTCAGGCCTGTCCTATTGCGTGTTGACCCCGAATCTTAAAGGCTACGAGGCTGCGAAGGCGGCCGGGGCCGACGAGGTCGCGATCTTCGTCTCTGCGACCGAGGGCTTCAGCCGGGCCAATCTCAATGCATCGATCGCCGAAAGCCTCGATCGCGTAGCGCCCGTGGCGCAGGCGGCCCTTACGGATGGGTTGCGGCTGCGCGGCTATGTCTCCGTCGTCACGGATTGCCCCTTCGAAGGCAAAGTTGCGCCGGCTCAGGTGGCGAAAGTCGCGAGGGAGCTTCTGGCGCTCGGCTGCCACGAGATTTCGCTCGGCGAAACACTTGGCCGCGGCACGCCCGACGCCGTCTTTGCCATGCTGTCGGCGGTCCTTGAGCAGGTCCCCGCCCGCCGGCTCGCAGGTCATTTTCACGATACCGGCGGATTGGCGCTGGCCAATATCGATGTGGCTCTCAAAGCCGGCCTGCGCGTGTTCGATGCGTCTGTCGGCGGGCTAGGCGGTTGCCCCTATGCGCCAGGCGCTGCCGGCAATGTGGCGACGGAGCTTGTCGCCCGGCATCTGCTGCGCAGCGGTTTTGACACCGGACTGGATCTTGATGCCCTGGATAAGGTCGCGGCCTTTGCCCGCACACTGAGGAGCCCGGCATGA
- a CDS encoding biotin carboxylase N-terminal domain-containing protein: MFRKILIANRGEIACRIIKTAKAIGVSTVAVHSDVDAKARHVALADEAVALGGAAPKDSYLRGDLIIAAALQTGAEAIHPGYGFLSENPDFVDDVVKAGLVFIGPSAKAIRAMGLKDAAKALMEQAGVPVVPGYHGDQQDGGFLAGQAEAIGYPVLIKAVAGGGGKGMRRVDDKADFAEALRSAKSEAANAFGKDAVLIEKYVAAPRHIEVQIFGDGEDAVHLFERDCSLQRRHQKVIEEAPAPGMTAAMREAMGSAAVRAAKAIGYSGAGTIEFIVDGSEGLHPDRFWFMEMNTRLQVEHPVTEAVTGLDLVEWQLRVASGERLPLRQEEIRLSGHAFEARLYAEDVAAGFLPATGRLLHLAFPDHCRADTGVRSGDEISPWYDPMIAKIITHGETRAIALARLGRALDETEVAGTVTNLSFLGALARHAGFARGEVDTGLIARDLADLTRGSDHTRRETVLAAAAALHAAGISEAPTAGFALWSPRSRQVRLDRQNGVIDAVITVEGPDAARVDIAGEVFWARRQGAGWRLEGEAPLRIVEAGGIHVFGAGTTASFTRHDALNRNAAAGPGDDMTLAPMPGLVRAIFVSEGTEVAANQPLCLLEAMKMEHTLKAARAGRVAAVFVSEGQQIAAGDPLVQLEAESMADA, translated from the coding sequence ATGTTTCGCAAGATCCTGATCGCCAATCGCGGTGAAATCGCCTGCCGCATCATCAAGACGGCGAAGGCGATAGGCGTCTCGACTGTCGCCGTTCATTCCGATGTCGATGCAAAGGCCCGCCATGTCGCGCTGGCAGATGAGGCCGTGGCGCTTGGCGGCGCCGCCCCCAAGGACAGCTATCTGCGCGGCGATTTGATCATCGCGGCGGCCCTGCAGACCGGCGCCGAGGCCATTCATCCGGGCTATGGCTTCCTGTCGGAGAATCCGGATTTCGTCGATGACGTTGTAAAAGCCGGTCTCGTCTTCATCGGGCCCTCGGCCAAAGCCATTCGCGCCATGGGTCTCAAGGATGCTGCCAAAGCCTTGATGGAACAGGCCGGCGTGCCGGTGGTGCCCGGCTATCACGGGGATCAACAGGATGGCGGTTTCCTGGCTGGCCAGGCGGAGGCGATCGGCTACCCGGTGCTGATCAAGGCTGTCGCCGGGGGCGGCGGCAAGGGCATGCGGCGGGTCGATGATAAGGCCGATTTTGCGGAGGCGCTGCGATCGGCCAAATCCGAGGCGGCCAATGCCTTCGGCAAAGACGCTGTTTTGATCGAGAAATACGTGGCCGCACCCCGCCATATCGAGGTGCAGATCTTCGGCGATGGCGAAGACGCGGTGCATCTGTTCGAGCGGGATTGCTCGCTGCAGCGCCGCCACCAGAAGGTGATCGAGGAAGCACCCGCGCCGGGAATGACAGCCGCAATGCGCGAAGCCATGGGCTCGGCGGCCGTCCGGGCGGCAAAAGCCATCGGCTATTCGGGGGCCGGAACGATCGAATTCATCGTCGACGGCTCCGAGGGCCTTCATCCGGACCGCTTCTGGTTCATGGAGATGAATACAAGGCTGCAGGTCGAACATCCGGTCACCGAAGCCGTGACCGGGCTTGATCTGGTGGAATGGCAGTTGCGGGTGGCAAGCGGCGAGCGGCTGCCCTTGCGGCAGGAGGAGATCCGGCTTTCCGGCCACGCCTTTGAGGCGCGGCTCTATGCCGAAGATGTCGCGGCCGGGTTCCTGCCTGCGACGGGCCGGCTGCTGCATCTTGCCTTTCCCGACCATTGCCGTGCCGATACCGGCGTTCGCAGCGGTGACGAGATTTCCCCCTGGTATGATCCGATGATCGCCAAGATCATCACCCATGGTGAGACGCGCGCGATCGCCTTGGCGAGGCTCGGCCGGGCGCTGGACGAGACGGAGGTTGCCGGAACCGTCACCAATCTTTCCTTTCTGGGGGCGCTGGCGCGTCATGCGGGATTTGCCCGCGGCGAGGTCGATACGGGCCTGATTGCCCGTGATCTTGCGGATCTCACAAGAGGGTCGGACCATACCCGCCGCGAAACTGTCCTGGCCGCGGCCGCTGCCTTGCATGCCGCCGGCATAAGCGAGGCGCCAACCGCCGGATTTGCCCTCTGGTCGCCTCGGAGCCGGCAAGTCCGGCTGGACAGGCAAAATGGGGTCATCGATGCGGTGATCACGGTCGAGGGTCCGGACGCGGCGCGCGTCGACATTGCCGGCGAGGTGTTTTGGGCGCGGCGCCAGGGGGCCGGCTGGCGCCTTGAGGGGGAAGCGCCGCTGCGGATCGTGGAGGCAGGGGGAATTCACGTCTTCGGCGCTGGCACGACGGCAAGTTTCACGCGGCATGACGCGCTGAACCGCAATGCTGCCGCGGGTCCCGGCGATGACATGACGCTTGCGCCCATGCCAGGCCTGGTGCGCGCCATCTTCGTTTCCGAGGGCACGGAGGTGGCTGCCAATCAGCCTCTATGTCTGCTGGAGGCCATGAAGATGGAGCACACGCTGAAAGCCGCGCGCGCCGGCCGGGTGGCTGCCGTTTTCGTGTCGGAAGGCCAGCAGATAGCCGCAGGAGATCCGCTGGTTCAGCTGGAAGCGGAGAGCATGGCCGATGCGTGA
- a CDS encoding carboxyl transferase domain-containing protein, which produces MKLKSDFISASEAARSNRAQHLSLLETVRAAAEAAAEGGGEEARARHVARGKMLPRDRVANLLDAGSAFLEIGATAAHDMYDNAAPGAGMIAGIGRVEGQDVMILANDATVKGGTYYPMTVKKHLRAQEIAQACHLPCIYLVDSGGANLPNQDEVFPDRDHFGRIFYNQAQMSAMGIAQIAVVMGSCTAGGAYVPAMSDVSIIVRDQGTIFLAGPPLVKAATGEVVSAEDLGGGDVHTRLSGVADYLAEDDGHALALARRAVFNLNRQPRAGIQWQAPEDPAYDPEELLSVVPADLRTPYDIREVIARVVDGSRFDEFKARFGETLVTGFAHIRGCPVGIVANNGVLFSESAQKGAHFVELCSQRGIPLVFLQNITGFMVGRKYENEGIARHGAKMVTAVATTAVPKITMLVGGSFGAGNYGMAGRAFSPRFLWSWPNSRISVMGGEQAADVLATVRREGIERKGGSWSVEEEAEFKRPTLQMFERQSHPLYASARLWDDGIVDPRKTRDVLALSLRASLNAPIGETRFGLFRM; this is translated from the coding sequence ATGAAACTGAAATCCGACTTTATATCCGCATCAGAGGCCGCGCGCAGCAATCGCGCCCAGCATCTGTCCCTTCTCGAAACCGTGCGCGCTGCAGCCGAAGCTGCCGCCGAAGGGGGCGGCGAAGAGGCAAGGGCGCGGCATGTCGCACGCGGAAAAATGCTGCCGCGGGACCGGGTTGCCAACCTTCTCGATGCCGGCTCGGCCTTTCTCGAGATCGGCGCGACTGCCGCGCATGACATGTATGACAATGCCGCGCCGGGTGCCGGCATGATTGCCGGCATCGGCCGCGTCGAGGGCCAGGACGTCATGATCCTTGCTAATGACGCCACCGTCAAAGGCGGAACCTATTATCCGATGACGGTCAAAAAGCATTTGCGGGCGCAGGAGATCGCGCAGGCCTGTCATCTGCCGTGCATCTATCTCGTGGATAGCGGCGGCGCCAATCTTCCCAACCAGGATGAAGTCTTTCCGGATCGGGACCATTTCGGCCGCATTTTTTACAATCAGGCTCAGATGAGCGCGATGGGCATTGCCCAGATCGCCGTCGTGATGGGATCCTGCACCGCAGGCGGCGCCTATGTGCCCGCCATGTCCGACGTGTCGATCATCGTGCGCGATCAAGGGACGATTTTCCTGGCCGGCCCGCCTCTGGTGAAGGCCGCGACGGGCGAGGTTGTCAGCGCGGAGGATCTCGGCGGCGGAGACGTGCATACGCGCCTGTCCGGCGTTGCGGACTATCTGGCCGAGGATGACGGGCATGCTTTGGCGCTTGCCAGGCGGGCCGTCTTCAATCTGAACCGCCAGCCTCGCGCCGGAATCCAATGGCAGGCCCCGGAAGACCCCGCCTACGATCCGGAGGAGCTCCTGAGCGTCGTGCCGGCCGATCTGCGCACCCCCTATGATATTCGCGAAGTGATCGCGCGCGTCGTTGACGGCAGCCGCTTTGATGAGTTCAAGGCCCGTTTCGGAGAAACCCTCGTCACGGGCTTTGCCCATATCAGGGGCTGCCCCGTCGGGATCGTCGCCAATAATGGCGTCCTGTTCTCCGAAAGCGCCCAGAAGGGCGCGCATTTCGTCGAACTCTGCTCGCAACGTGGCATACCGCTCGTCTTCCTGCAGAATATCACCGGCTTCATGGTTGGTCGGAAATATGAGAATGAGGGCATTGCACGACATGGCGCGAAAATGGTGACCGCCGTTGCGACGACAGCCGTGCCGAAGATCACGATGCTGGTCGGCGGCTCATTCGGGGCCGGCAATTACGGCATGGCCGGGCGGGCATTCTCGCCGCGCTTCCTGTGGTCCTGGCCCAATTCCCGCATTTCGGTGATGGGCGGAGAACAGGCGGCCGACGTGCTCGCCACCGTACGCCGCGAGGGCATCGAGCGCAAAGGCGGTTCCTGGAGTGTGGAGGAGGAGGCGGAGTTCAAGCGGCCGACCCTGCAGATGTTCGAGCGTCAGAGCCACCCGCTCTACGCCTCGGCGCGGCTGTGGGACGACGGCATCGTCGATCCGCGCAAGACCCGAGACGTTCTTGCCCTTTCGCTTCGCGCAAGTCTGAACGCGCCGATCGGGGAAACCCGTTTCGGCCTCTTCCGCATGTGA
- a CDS encoding isovaleryl-CoA dehydrogenase, with protein sequence MFHATMRFDLGEDVAALRETVHDWAQERLKPIAAEVDRSNSFPNALWREMGELGLLGITVDEAYGGAGMGYLAHTVAVEEIARASASISLSYGAHSNLCVNQIKLNGSEEQRRKYLPGLVSGDHVGALAMSEPGAGSDVVSMKLRATKRNGYYVLKGNKYWITNGPDADTLVVYAKTDPDAGSKGITAFIVEKGMKGFSTSPHFDKLGMRGSNTAELIFDEVEVPFDNVLGEEGRGVRVLMSGLDFERVVLSGIGLGIMAACLDEVMPYVSTREQFGQPVGNFQLMQGKIADMYVALNTARAYVYEVAKSCDRGEVTRQDAAGAVLYASEQAMVQAHQAVQALGGAGFLSDSVVSRLFRDAKLMEIGAGTSEIRRMLIGRELMSSMA encoded by the coding sequence ATGTTCCATGCCACGATGCGCTTCGACCTTGGAGAGGATGTCGCAGCGCTGCGGGAGACCGTCCACGACTGGGCGCAGGAGAGGCTGAAGCCGATTGCCGCCGAGGTTGATCGCTCGAACAGTTTTCCCAATGCCCTGTGGAGGGAAATGGGCGAACTTGGCCTCCTGGGCATTACGGTGGACGAAGCCTATGGCGGCGCAGGCATGGGCTATCTCGCCCATACCGTTGCCGTGGAAGAAATTGCCCGCGCATCCGCCTCCATCAGCCTCTCCTACGGCGCGCATTCCAACCTCTGTGTCAACCAGATCAAGCTGAACGGTTCGGAGGAGCAGCGCCGGAAATATCTTCCCGGCCTGGTTTCGGGCGACCATGTCGGTGCCTTGGCCATGTCGGAGCCCGGCGCGGGCTCGGACGTCGTCTCGATGAAGCTCAGGGCCACGAAGCGCAACGGATATTATGTCCTGAAAGGCAATAAGTACTGGATCACCAATGGTCCGGATGCCGACACGCTGGTGGTTTATGCCAAGACCGATCCGGATGCGGGCTCCAAGGGCATCACTGCCTTCATCGTCGAAAAGGGGATGAAAGGCTTTTCCACCAGCCCCCATTTCGACAAGCTCGGAATGCGCGGTTCCAATACTGCCGAACTGATATTCGACGAGGTGGAAGTGCCTTTCGACAACGTGCTGGGCGAAGAGGGCAGGGGCGTTCGGGTGCTGATGTCCGGCCTCGACTTCGAACGGGTGGTCTTGTCGGGCATCGGGCTTGGCATCATGGCTGCCTGCCTGGACGAGGTCATGCCCTATGTCTCGACACGCGAGCAGTTCGGGCAGCCGGTCGGCAACTTCCAGCTGATGCAGGGCAAGATCGCGGACATGTATGTCGCACTCAACACGGCACGGGCCTATGTGTATGAAGTGGCCAAGAGCTGCGATCGCGGCGAGGTGACGCGCCAGGATGCCGCCGGCGCCGTCCTTTACGCCAGCGAGCAGGCCATGGTCCAGGCACACCAGGCCGTGCAGGCGCTCGGTGGCGCGGGCTTTCTGAGCGACAGTGTCGTCAGCCGGTTGTTCCGCGATGCCAAACTGATGGAAATCGGCGCGGGCACGTCCGAAATCCGCCGTATGCTCATCGGCCGGGAGCTGATGTCCTCAATGGCCTGA
- a CDS encoding 3-hydroxyacyl-CoA dehydrogenase: protein MDIAGKTFLVTGAASGLGAATAGMLISAGARVVLADRDARAGEAAAAALGASARFVQTDVTLEAEAQAAVRLAESEFGGLQGLVNCAGIAPGEKVLGREAPHRLESFARAVQINLIGTFNMGRLAAEAMARSQADAGGERGVIVNTASIAAFDGQIGQAAYAASKAGVVGLTLPMARELARHGIRVMTIAPGIFKTPMMAGMPQDVQDTLGASVPFPSRLGEPAEYAALVRHIIENAMLNGEVIRLDGALRMAPK from the coding sequence ATGGACATTGCGGGCAAGACCTTCCTTGTCACAGGCGCGGCATCGGGCCTCGGGGCGGCGACGGCGGGCATGTTGATTTCCGCGGGCGCGCGCGTCGTGCTTGCCGACCGCGATGCCCGGGCGGGCGAGGCGGCAGCGGCGGCGCTTGGCGCCTCGGCGCGGTTCGTCCAAACCGACGTGACGCTGGAGGCGGAGGCGCAGGCCGCGGTCAGGCTGGCGGAAAGCGAATTCGGCGGACTGCAGGGTCTGGTGAATTGTGCCGGCATTGCACCGGGTGAGAAAGTGTTGGGCCGGGAGGCTCCGCACCGGCTGGAAAGCTTTGCTCGCGCCGTCCAGATCAATCTGATCGGGACCTTCAACATGGGCCGGCTGGCCGCGGAAGCGATGGCCCGCTCGCAGGCGGATGCAGGCGGCGAACGCGGTGTGATCGTCAACACTGCGTCGATTGCTGCCTTCGACGGCCAGATCGGACAGGCGGCCTATGCCGCATCCAAGGCGGGCGTCGTCGGCCTGACATTGCCGATGGCGCGCGAACTTGCCCGCCACGGCATTCGCGTGATGACCATCGCGCCGGGCATATTCAAGACGCCGATGATGGCCGGGATGCCGCAAGATGTGCAGGATACGCTCGGCGCATCCGTGCCCTTTCCCTCGCGCCTCGGTGAACCCGCCGAATATGCGGCGCTGGTCCGGCACATCATCGAAAATGCCATGCTGAATGGAGAGGTCATCCGACTGGATGGCGCCCTCCGCATGGCCCCCAAATGA
- a CDS encoding enoyl-CoA hydratase, with product MTYETILTERRDKVLLIRLNRPEALNALNSKVTEELIAVTADADADPGIGCLVLTGSEKAFAAGADIKEMQALTFQDVAVADRFAEWSLFTGRRKPIIAAVSGFALGGGCELAMMCDFILAADSAKFGQPEIKLGTIPGMGGSQRLTRFVGKSKAMDMVLTGRMMDAAEAERCGLVSRVFPSADLVEEAVKIAAVVAGMSQPAAAMAKDAVNRAFETTLAEGLLFERRLFQSTFALDDRAEGMAAFVERRAANFKNR from the coding sequence ATGACCTATGAAACCATCCTCACCGAACGGCGGGACAAGGTTCTGCTGATCCGGCTCAATCGGCCGGAGGCTCTCAATGCCCTGAACTCGAAGGTGACGGAGGAATTGATCGCGGTAACGGCCGATGCCGACGCCGATCCCGGCATCGGTTGCCTCGTCTTGACCGGGTCGGAAAAGGCCTTTGCCGCCGGCGCCGATATCAAGGAGATGCAGGCGCTCACCTTCCAGGATGTAGCGGTGGCCGATCGTTTCGCGGAATGGTCGCTGTTCACCGGCCGCCGCAAGCCGATCATCGCCGCCGTTTCCGGTTTCGCCCTCGGTGGCGGCTGCGAACTGGCCATGATGTGCGATTTCATCCTGGCGGCCGACAGTGCAAAATTCGGCCAGCCGGAAATCAAGCTCGGCACCATTCCCGGCATGGGCGGTTCGCAGCGACTGACGCGCTTCGTCGGCAAGTCCAAGGCCATGGATATGGTGCTGACCGGCCGAATGATGGATGCGGCCGAGGCCGAGCGCTGCGGTCTGGTGAGCCGCGTCTTTCCTTCCGCAGATCTGGTGGAGGAGGCGGTCAAGATTGCCGCTGTCGTCGCTGGAATGTCGCAACCGGCAGCGGCCATGGCCAAGGATGCGGTGAACCGCGCGTTCGAGACGACGCTTGCTGAAGGTCTGCTGTTTGAGCGGCGCCTGTTCCAGTCGACCTTTGCTCTGGATGATCGGGCCGAAGGCATGGCGGCCTTTGTCGAGCGGCGCGCCGCCAATTTCAAGAACAGGTGA
- a CDS encoding acyl-CoA dehydrogenase family protein: protein MDFSLSEEQVAIRDMAETFARDEIAPQALEWDQTRHFPVDVIRKAAQLGLGGIMVSEDHGGSGLQRVDAVLIYEALATGCPAISAYLSIHNMVASMIDKHGSAAQKENVLPRLCTAEILASYCLTEPACGSDAAALTTRAERDGDAYLLTGQKMFISGAGETDLYVVMARTGGPGPKGISAFIVEKGAQGLSFGANEKKMGWNAQPTRTVLLDRVRVGKDAMLGPEGTGFKLAMEALDGGRTSIAACSLGGAQSALSKAIAYVSERKAFGQRLNEFQALQFQIAEMATALEVSRTFLWRAAAALDARQPDATMLCAMAKKHVTDDAWEVANRSLQLHGGYGYLADYGVEKIVRDLRVHQILEGTNEIMRLIIARAVLADA from the coding sequence ATGGATTTTTCGCTTTCCGAAGAACAGGTCGCCATTCGCGACATGGCCGAGACCTTTGCCCGTGACGAGATCGCTCCGCAGGCCCTGGAATGGGACCAGACCCGGCATTTCCCGGTAGACGTGATCCGCAAGGCGGCGCAGCTTGGACTTGGCGGGATCATGGTCTCGGAAGATCATGGCGGGTCGGGTCTCCAGCGGGTCGATGCGGTTCTCATCTACGAGGCCCTGGCAACCGGCTGCCCTGCCATTTCCGCCTATCTGTCGATCCACAACATGGTGGCGAGCATGATCGACAAGCATGGCAGTGCGGCACAGAAGGAAAACGTCCTGCCGCGTCTCTGCACTGCGGAGATCCTCGCATCCTACTGCCTCACCGAGCCCGCCTGCGGCTCGGATGCTGCAGCCTTGACCACGCGCGCCGAACGCGATGGCGACGCCTACCTGCTGACGGGCCAGAAGATGTTTATCTCCGGCGCCGGCGAGACGGATCTCTACGTTGTCATGGCACGCACCGGCGGGCCGGGTCCGAAGGGTATTTCGGCATTCATTGTCGAAAAGGGCGCACAGGGCCTGAGTTTCGGGGCCAATGAAAAGAAGATGGGCTGGAACGCCCAGCCCACCCGCACAGTGTTGCTGGACAGGGTGCGGGTTGGCAAAGACGCCATGCTCGGACCGGAGGGAACAGGGTTCAAACTCGCCATGGAAGCGCTGGATGGCGGACGCACCTCGATTGCCGCCTGCTCCCTCGGCGGCGCGCAGTCGGCACTTTCAAAGGCCATCGCCTATGTTTCTGAGCGCAAGGCTTTCGGCCAGAGGCTCAACGAGTTTCAGGCCCTGCAATTCCAGATCGCAGAAATGGCGACGGCGCTGGAAGTGTCGCGCACCTTCCTGTGGCGGGCCGCGGCGGCGCTCGACGCCCGCCAGCCGGATGCCACAATGCTGTGCGCCATGGCCAAGAAGCATGTGACCGACGATGCCTGGGAGGTTGCGAACCGTTCCCTGCAATTGCACGGTGGCTATGGTTACCTGGCGGATTACGGCGTGGAGAAGATCGTGCGTGACCTGCGGGTTCACCAGATCCTGGAAGGCACGAACGAAATCATGCGTCTGATCATTGCGCGCGCGGTTCTGGCGGATGCGTGA